One window of the Posidoniimonas polymericola genome contains the following:
- a CDS encoding Lpg1974 family pore-forming outer membrane protein, with translation MRNFLRARYALTLGIALGLLTNTAGAQQDAMLAVFEGDAQGVENAGFIGSGSDVQLVSCDSPMAELGLGASGCSHQIVFGAEYLMVRATHSEQLAYVENNTVGLGTNDEFIRYHQFESSFDPSFRVYAGIRIPECGQEFRFTYTNFSSDGNFNSIAQSGAAGVGPVDIAAPFEVIPAGTGDTLFGSSSVKLNNFDLACMKTIPLGCALGSGCGDCCDPCGCDPCGCDPCGCWCPAWDITWSGAVRFADISSELNYGNNIVSTTVPVANRSATSRVDFTGVGLRGGFLGRRYFGKTGMTSVFLKGDISLLVGDLDYSAIGTDGTGANQFTPSYFSGTQVIPVTELEAGGTVALTSNLSVSGGYLFSAWHDLGHRAEYNFATTTGGQTVSLDDANILAFDGWFLRAEGTF, from the coding sequence ATGAGAAACTTCTTACGCGCAAGGTATGCGCTGACCCTGGGCATTGCCCTAGGTCTTCTGACAAACACCGCGGGAGCCCAGCAGGACGCCATGCTGGCGGTCTTCGAAGGCGATGCTCAGGGCGTCGAGAACGCCGGGTTCATTGGCTCCGGCAGCGACGTGCAGCTCGTTAGCTGCGACTCTCCCATGGCCGAGCTTGGGCTGGGCGCCTCGGGGTGCAGCCACCAGATCGTATTCGGCGCCGAGTACCTGATGGTCCGGGCGACTCACAGCGAGCAGCTGGCGTATGTCGAGAACAACACGGTGGGCCTCGGCACGAACGACGAGTTCATCCGCTACCACCAGTTCGAGTCGAGTTTCGACCCCTCGTTCCGGGTCTACGCGGGAATTCGTATCCCCGAGTGTGGCCAAGAATTCCGCTTCACCTACACCAACTTCAGCAGCGACGGCAACTTCAACAGCATTGCCCAGTCGGGCGCCGCGGGCGTCGGGCCGGTTGACATCGCCGCCCCGTTCGAGGTAATCCCGGCAGGCACCGGCGACACGCTATTCGGCTCGTCCTCGGTCAAACTCAACAACTTCGACCTGGCCTGCATGAAGACCATTCCGTTGGGGTGTGCCCTCGGTTCGGGCTGCGGCGACTGCTGCGACCCCTGCGGTTGCGACCCCTGCGGTTGCGACCCCTGCGGCTGCTGGTGCCCCGCGTGGGACATCACCTGGAGCGGCGCCGTGCGTTTCGCGGACATCAGCTCCGAGCTGAACTACGGCAACAACATCGTCAGCACGACGGTCCCGGTCGCCAACCGCTCCGCCACTAGCCGGGTCGACTTCACCGGCGTTGGCCTGCGTGGCGGCTTCCTGGGTCGTCGCTACTTCGGCAAGACCGGCATGACGAGCGTCTTCCTAAAAGGCGACATCTCGCTGCTCGTGGGCGACCTCGACTACTCGGCCATTGGCACCGACGGCACCGGCGCCAACCAGTTTACACCGAGCTACTTTAGCGGCACTCAGGTGATCCCGGTCACCGAGCTCGAGGCCGGCGGCACCGTCGCGCTGACCAGCAACCTGAGCGTCAGCGGCGGCTACCTGTTCTCGGCCTGGCACGACCTGGGGCACCGTGCGGAGTACAACTTCGCCACGACCACCGGTGGCCAGACCGTCAGCCTGGACGACGCCAACATCCTGGCGTTCGACGGCTGGTTCCTCCGTGCTGAGGGAACCTTCTAG
- a CDS encoding arsenate reductase ArsC, whose amino-acid sequence MNLLFLCTGNSCRSQMAEGWARALKSDALNAYSAGIEKHGLNPYAVRAMQEAGVDIRGHESQTVADLGPMEFDVVVTVCGHADENCPVFPGNARVVHHPFDDPPRLAADLEDDEAKMKVYRRVRDEIRQFVEGLPGSLEG is encoded by the coding sequence ATGAACCTCCTCTTCCTCTGCACCGGGAACTCCTGCCGCAGCCAAATGGCCGAGGGCTGGGCCCGGGCCCTCAAGTCCGACGCGCTCAACGCCTACTCGGCCGGCATCGAGAAGCACGGACTCAACCCGTACGCGGTCCGCGCCATGCAGGAGGCGGGCGTCGACATCCGCGGGCACGAGTCCCAGACCGTGGCCGACCTGGGCCCGATGGAGTTTGATGTGGTGGTGACCGTCTGCGGGCACGCCGACGAGAACTGCCCCGTGTTCCCCGGCAACGCCCGGGTGGTCCACCACCCGTTCGACGACCCGCCGCGGCTGGCGGCCGACCTGGAAGACGACGAGGCCAAGATGAAGGTCTACCGCCGGGTGCGGGACGAGATCCGCCAGTTCGTCGAAGGCCTGCCCGGCTCGCTCGAGGGCTGA
- the rpsU gene encoding 30S ribosomal protein S21, translated as MVKLTLRERETAQEAVRRFRKLVERSGIKKEMRVREFYEKPSETKRRARLRAQRRARRERLLNK; from the coding sequence GTGGTTAAGCTGACCCTTCGCGAACGAGAAACAGCCCAAGAGGCGGTCCGCCGCTTCCGTAAACTGGTGGAGCGTAGCGGCATCAAGAAAGAGATGCGTGTCCGCGAGTTCTACGAGAAGCCGTCCGAGACCAAGCGTCGCGCCCGCCTGCGTGCCCAGCGTCGGGCCCGCCGCGAGCGGCTGCTCAACAAGTAA
- a CDS encoding ABC1 kinase family protein, giving the protein MKISTIPQLYRNANRWREIVSVLSKYQLAGWLSRFELPIATGLLKDSEGAAISRISHEARIRRAMEELGPAFIKLGQVLSTRPDLVGAALADELVLLQSSAPEDKGDWIRATIEADLCGTLEECFAEFEMTPVASASIGQVHRARLTDGRLVAVKVRHEHIQAQAAVDTDILIGLASLAERLPELKNYRPTAVATEFQRTLLRELDFSHERRRLEQFGEYFCKSDSVCVPAAIPELCSSRVLTAEWLEGRKVSDPELRTNGADLELVARRGAQAFLTMVFEHGVYHADPHPGNLIVLPGDRVGLIDFGMVGRLGDRMREDLEDMISAVVNNDSQMLTSVVTKVGATPPDLDEAALGMDVADFVDHYGSQPISGLDLSGALHELIGIIRRHQIVLPASLAMLLKLMIMLEGTSRKLAPDFSLIEILAPLQRRALMRRFSPVRQARRLRRLFFETERLAETLPRRLGSLLEQVQSGKFDVHLDHRGLEPSVNRLVLGMMTSALFLGSSLMVSHGVLPIRIWPLEGTSAPGLAGVVLSAMLGMRLLRAISKSGRLERRK; this is encoded by the coding sequence ATGAAGATCTCGACCATCCCGCAGCTCTACCGCAACGCCAACCGCTGGCGCGAGATCGTGTCGGTGCTGAGCAAGTACCAGCTGGCCGGCTGGCTGAGCCGGTTCGAGCTGCCGATCGCGACCGGTCTGCTGAAGGACTCCGAAGGGGCGGCCATCTCGCGGATCAGCCACGAGGCCCGCATCCGCCGGGCGATGGAGGAGCTCGGCCCCGCGTTCATCAAGCTCGGTCAGGTGCTGAGCACCCGGCCCGACCTGGTCGGGGCGGCACTCGCCGACGAGCTGGTGCTGCTGCAGAGCAGCGCGCCGGAGGACAAGGGGGACTGGATCCGAGCCACCATCGAGGCCGACCTGTGTGGCACGCTCGAGGAGTGCTTCGCCGAGTTCGAGATGACGCCGGTAGCGTCGGCCTCGATCGGCCAGGTGCACCGCGCCCGGCTGACCGACGGGCGGCTGGTGGCGGTCAAGGTGCGGCACGAGCACATCCAGGCCCAGGCGGCGGTCGACACCGACATCCTGATCGGGCTGGCGTCGCTGGCGGAGCGGCTGCCGGAGCTGAAAAACTACCGGCCGACCGCGGTCGCGACCGAGTTCCAGCGGACGCTGCTGCGGGAGCTGGACTTCTCGCACGAGCGGCGGCGGCTGGAGCAGTTCGGCGAGTACTTCTGCAAGTCGGACTCGGTCTGCGTGCCGGCGGCGATCCCCGAGCTCTGCTCGTCGCGGGTGCTGACCGCCGAGTGGCTCGAGGGACGCAAGGTGAGCGACCCGGAGCTCCGCACCAACGGCGCCGACCTCGAGCTGGTCGCGCGGCGCGGGGCGCAGGCGTTCCTGACGATGGTCTTCGAGCACGGCGTCTACCACGCCGACCCCCACCCGGGCAATTTGATCGTGCTGCCGGGCGACCGGGTCGGGCTGATCGACTTCGGCATGGTCGGCCGGCTGGGCGACCGGATGCGTGAGGACCTGGAGGACATGATCTCGGCGGTCGTGAACAACGACTCGCAGATGCTGACCTCGGTGGTGACCAAGGTCGGCGCGACGCCGCCGGACCTGGACGAGGCCGCCCTGGGGATGGACGTCGCGGACTTTGTCGACCACTACGGCAGCCAGCCGATCAGCGGGCTCGACCTGAGCGGCGCGCTGCACGAGCTGATCGGCATCATCCGCCGCCACCAGATCGTGCTGCCGGCGTCGCTGGCGATGCTGCTGAAGCTGATGATCATGCTCGAGGGGACCTCACGCAAGCTGGCGCCCGACTTCTCGCTGATCGAGATCCTCGCCCCGCTGCAGCGGCGGGCGCTGATGCGGAGGTTCTCGCCGGTGCGTCAGGCGCGGCGGCTGCGGCGGCTGTTCTTCGAGACCGAGCGGCTCGCAGAGACCCTGCCGCGGCGGCTCGGCAGCCTGCTAGAGCAGGTGCAGTCGGGCAAGTTCGACGTGCACCTCGACCACCGCGGGCTGGAGCCGTCGGTCAACCGGCTGGTGCTGGGGATGATGACCAGCGCGTTGTTCCTCGGCTCGTCGCTGATGGTGAGCCACGGCGTGCTGCCGATCCGGATCTGGCCGCTGGAGGGGACCTCGGCGCCGGGGCTGGCGGGCGTGGTGCTGAGCGCGATGCTCGGGATGCGGCTGCTGCGGGCGATCAGCAAGTCGGGGCGGCTGGAGCGTCGGAAGTAG
- a CDS encoding DUF3592 domain-containing protein translates to MPRQYRLPLLFLSLAFTGGVTVAIGLVLGGKMSRLEADGVTTTARVTRLREVSSGSGNSRTTNYRVWLDAEHNGQDYALEDDVAEDIYRPLAEGGSVSVVFVPDGSGLCLIGAQADVARVAQTAEWVRYGGAAVAAIGATLLAAVWFAPRLPSNDGSLSGQAYGRA, encoded by the coding sequence ATGCCCCGCCAATATCGGTTGCCGCTGCTCTTCCTCTCGCTTGCCTTCACCGGCGGGGTGACGGTCGCGATTGGGCTGGTGCTCGGCGGCAAAATGAGCCGGCTGGAGGCCGACGGGGTCACGACGACCGCCCGGGTGACCCGCCTCCGAGAAGTCTCGTCTGGCAGCGGCAACAGCCGCACAACCAACTACCGCGTCTGGCTAGACGCCGAGCACAACGGCCAGGACTACGCCCTCGAGGACGATGTGGCCGAGGACATCTACCGCCCATTGGCCGAGGGGGGCTCCGTCAGTGTGGTCTTCGTGCCGGACGGGAGCGGCCTGTGCCTGATCGGCGCACAGGCCGACGTCGCCCGCGTCGCGCAGACGGCCGAGTGGGTTCGGTACGGCGGCGCCGCGGTCGCGGCAATCGGCGCCACACTGCTCGCGGCGGTGTGGTTTGCCCCGCGACTGCCGTCGAACGATGGCAGTCTCTCGGGGCAGGCGTATGGCCGAGCCTAG
- a CDS encoding DUF2238 domain-containing protein, with translation MPLFHRPLKPSEYAVGVFTAAYLGASLVRLICSPNAEFAFYLTVTLLLLGAVVALHRKIDLHIGALWGLAVWGLLHMAGGLVYLPVDWPIGGETHVLYNLWLIEDRLKYDQVVHAFGFGLVTWIAWQGLTYAFAQHGVRPRPTLGLMTLCVCVGMGAGALNEVVEFAAFQTLPETNVGEYENTGWDLVSNLVGSLIAATVIYLRRQPEVGK, from the coding sequence ATGCCGCTTTTCCACCGCCCATTAAAACCTTCCGAGTACGCCGTGGGCGTGTTCACCGCAGCGTACCTGGGGGCGTCACTGGTTCGATTAATCTGCTCGCCGAACGCGGAGTTCGCGTTCTACCTGACCGTGACCCTGCTGCTGCTCGGGGCGGTGGTGGCGCTGCACCGGAAGATCGACCTGCACATTGGCGCGCTGTGGGGGCTCGCCGTGTGGGGGCTGCTGCACATGGCGGGCGGGCTGGTCTACCTCCCGGTGGACTGGCCGATCGGCGGCGAGACCCACGTCCTCTACAACCTGTGGCTGATCGAGGACCGGCTGAAGTACGACCAGGTGGTGCACGCCTTCGGCTTTGGGCTGGTGACCTGGATCGCGTGGCAGGGGCTGACCTACGCGTTCGCCCAGCACGGCGTCCGCCCGCGGCCAACGCTCGGGCTGATGACCCTGTGCGTCTGCGTCGGCATGGGCGCAGGTGCGCTGAACGAAGTAGTCGAGTTCGCCGCCTTCCAGACCCTGCCCGAGACCAACGTCGGCGAGTACGAGAACACCGGCTGGGACCTGGTGTCGAACCTCGTCGGTTCGCTGATTGCGGCGACCGTGATCTACCTGCGCCGTCAGCCGGAAGTTGGCAAATAG
- a CDS encoding G8 domain-containing protein → MQSTARCLALVLCCQFVATHQTLAAAPEPPLLRTAQSGPWSDPATWDAGRVPQTGDRVVIGREHHVRYDVASSEVLRLVQIVGTLEFARDRDTRLEAGLVQLTASEEPSEQGFDCHETPEHVHPGGHQATLLIGEPGSPLPVDHTATIRLHYVAGMDRESCPALLNCGGRMELHGAPLAKTWVKLQRGAETGDNRVAVDQPVADWRVGDRVIVTSTTRQRNRRGRSGAFLDDAFFDGAQTEVRTITKIGGRDFTGGYPITLDRPLTHDHYAEGAFRAEVANLSRNVVVESAEPDVARGHTMIHVHSRGSISYAEFRHLGKQGALGRYSLHYHLCGDTMRGSSVIGASIWDSHNRFLTIHGTDGLVVRDCVGYKSIGHGFFLEDGTETNNVLDHNLACTVGPGRPLPEQVIPFDPNRGAGFWFANCQNVFTRNVAAECAEYGYRFDCKAADGYDPVRPIRQPDGEVAMQDTRTMPFVRFQDNEAHTMQFFCLNLRGVTRPEGGGLDIYNQNLTLADEAAQAMPAPGKPFWVRDFRCWEANWAVHLGTTGVFVDGLDVFDSDVAIWRSIMDRSGYRRITTAKMRVNDIHNPLSMGMPPESEDESGSRRRFGGVSSFSDEEPPVTLVTHALRDGALVRVAGATADASDIKQVLVNGRPARSVRGSYAEWEITLPTPSEDRFEVVAAAEDVNGLADLAPHVVHVGGDAPPAAHPSHHHVTTTHGHHHE, encoded by the coding sequence TTGCAATCGACCGCCCGCTGCCTGGCACTCGTGCTGTGCTGCCAATTCGTCGCGACCCACCAGACACTCGCCGCAGCCCCTGAACCGCCGTTGCTCCGCACCGCGCAGTCGGGCCCGTGGTCTGACCCCGCCACCTGGGACGCGGGCCGCGTCCCTCAGACGGGCGACCGGGTAGTGATTGGCCGCGAGCACCACGTGCGGTACGACGTCGCGTCGAGCGAGGTGCTGCGGCTGGTGCAGATTGTCGGCACGCTGGAGTTCGCCCGCGACCGCGACACGCGGCTCGAGGCGGGCTTGGTGCAGCTCACGGCCAGCGAGGAGCCCTCTGAGCAGGGCTTCGACTGCCATGAGACCCCCGAGCACGTCCACCCCGGCGGGCACCAGGCGACGCTGCTGATCGGCGAGCCGGGCAGCCCGCTGCCGGTCGATCACACCGCCACGATCCGCCTACATTATGTCGCAGGGATGGACCGCGAGTCGTGCCCCGCGCTCTTGAACTGCGGCGGCCGCATGGAGCTGCACGGCGCGCCGCTCGCCAAGACCTGGGTCAAGCTGCAGCGCGGCGCCGAGACGGGCGACAACCGCGTCGCGGTCGACCAGCCGGTCGCCGACTGGCGCGTGGGCGACCGGGTGATCGTCACCAGCACCACCCGGCAGCGAAATCGGCGGGGCCGCAGCGGCGCCTTCCTCGACGACGCCTTTTTCGACGGGGCCCAGACCGAGGTCCGCACGATCACCAAGATCGGCGGCCGCGACTTCACCGGCGGCTACCCGATTACGCTCGACCGGCCGCTGACGCACGATCACTACGCTGAGGGCGCCTTCCGCGCGGAGGTCGCCAACCTCAGCCGCAATGTCGTGGTGGAGTCGGCCGAGCCCGACGTCGCGCGGGGGCACACCATGATCCACGTGCACTCGCGGGGCTCGATCAGCTACGCCGAGTTCCGCCACCTCGGCAAGCAGGGCGCGCTCGGCCGCTACAGCCTGCACTACCACCTGTGCGGCGACACGATGCGCGGCAGCTCGGTCATCGGCGCGTCGATCTGGGACAGCCACAACCGCTTCCTCACCATCCACGGGACCGACGGCCTCGTGGTCCGCGACTGCGTCGGCTACAAGTCGATCGGGCACGGCTTCTTCCTCGAGGACGGCACGGAGACCAACAACGTCCTCGACCACAACCTCGCCTGCACGGTCGGTCCCGGCCGGCCACTGCCGGAGCAGGTGATCCCGTTCGACCCCAATCGCGGCGCCGGCTTCTGGTTCGCCAACTGCCAGAACGTGTTCACCCGGAACGTCGCCGCGGAGTGCGCTGAGTACGGCTACCGGTTCGACTGCAAGGCGGCCGACGGCTACGACCCGGTGCGGCCGATCCGCCAGCCGGACGGGGAGGTGGCGATGCAGGACACCCGCACCATGCCGTTCGTCCGCTTTCAGGACAACGAGGCCCACACGATGCAGTTCTTCTGCCTGAACCTCCGCGGCGTCACCCGGCCCGAGGGGGGCGGACTCGACATCTACAACCAGAACCTCACCCTCGCCGACGAGGCCGCCCAGGCGATGCCAGCGCCCGGCAAGCCGTTCTGGGTCCGCGACTTCCGCTGCTGGGAAGCCAACTGGGCCGTGCACCTGGGGACCACCGGCGTGTTTGTCGACGGGCTCGACGTGTTCGACTCGGACGTGGCGATCTGGCGCTCGATCATGGACCGCTCTGGCTACCGCCGCATCACCACCGCCAAGATGCGCGTCAACGACATCCACAACCCGCTCAGCATGGGCATGCCGCCCGAATCGGAGGACGAAAGCGGATCGCGCCGCCGCTTCGGCGGCGTGTCGAGCTTCAGCGACGAAGAGCCGCCGGTCACGCTGGTGACCCACGCCCTCCGCGACGGCGCCCTGGTCCGCGTGGCCGGCGCCACAGCCGACGCCAGCGACATCAAGCAGGTGCTGGTCAACGGCCGACCGGCCCGCTCGGTCCGCGGCAGCTACGCCGAGTGGGAGATCACCCTGCCCACGCCTTCAGAAGATCGGTTCGAGGTGGTCGCCGCCGCCGAGGACGTCAACGGCCTGGCCGATCTCGCCCCGCACGTGGTGCATGTCGGCGGCGACGCCCCGCCCGCCGCCCACCCGTCGCACCACCACGTGACGACCACGCACGGGCATCATCACGAGTGA
- a CDS encoding DUF1559 family PulG-like putative transporter, translating to MRLKYPHVRAFTLVELLVVIAIIGVLISLLLPAVQSAREAARRSSCQNNLKQMALAMHNYHDTYRMFPPARLSKDPKFGHMVGLLPFIEEGNVADLFDRTAPGGFADPSHQPLANLEVGLVRCPSNPITDPIKMRLSSSTGSSYGDFLTTTGTTSDPGAAGILTGWALDYWVNHGINSSAYELVNPGADRPSPIFKGDEPKMSKVTDGLSNTTMVVEHAGYDQHFVRGVGMPMPSDDVTLDQPGAWGTWLGWCAFMVQTYPSYTAETYPTTLRNIPAGTDCAINCNNSQGVFGFHPGGAHAGMGDGSVRLLAEDTSARVLMFLVSRDSAEVIDD from the coding sequence ATGCGTTTGAAGTATCCCCACGTTCGCGCTTTCACGTTGGTCGAACTGTTGGTCGTGATCGCGATCATCGGCGTCTTGATCAGCCTGCTGCTGCCGGCGGTGCAGTCGGCCCGCGAGGCGGCCCGGCGATCGTCGTGCCAGAACAATTTGAAGCAGATGGCGCTCGCCATGCACAACTACCACGACACCTACCGGATGTTCCCGCCGGCGCGGCTGTCGAAGGACCCCAAGTTCGGTCACATGGTCGGGCTGCTGCCGTTCATCGAGGAGGGCAACGTCGCGGACCTGTTCGACCGCACCGCGCCGGGCGGCTTCGCCGACCCGTCGCACCAGCCTCTGGCGAATCTCGAGGTCGGACTCGTGCGTTGCCCGTCAAACCCGATCACCGACCCGATCAAGATGCGGCTCTCGAGCTCCACCGGCTCGAGCTACGGCGACTTCCTCACCACGACCGGCACGACCAGCGACCCGGGCGCGGCCGGCATCCTCACCGGCTGGGCCCTCGACTACTGGGTCAACCACGGCATCAACTCGTCGGCGTACGAGCTGGTGAACCCAGGGGCCGACCGGCCGTCGCCGATCTTTAAGGGGGACGAGCCGAAGATGTCGAAGGTGACCGACGGCCTGTCGAACACCACGATGGTGGTCGAGCACGCCGGCTACGACCAGCACTTCGTCCGCGGCGTTGGCATGCCGATGCCGTCTGACGATGTCACGCTCGACCAGCCGGGCGCGTGGGGCACCTGGCTCGGCTGGTGCGCCTTCATGGTGCAGACCTACCCTTCCTACACGGCCGAGACCTACCCCACCACCCTCCGCAACATCCCGGCCGGCACGGACTGTGCGATCAACTGCAACAACTCGCAGGGCGTCTTCGGCTTCCACCCCGGCGGCGCGCACGCCGGCATGGGGGACGGCAGCGTCCGGCTGCTGGCCGAGGACACGTCCGCCCGGGTGCTGATGTTCCTGGTGAGCCGCGACAGCGCCGAGGTAATCGATGACTAG
- a CDS encoding nuclear transport factor 2 family protein, translating to MTPPTSLRPPFTESTARQKVRAAEDAWNSRDPARVALAYSEDSTWRNRGEFLQGRDAIRGFLTRKWASELDYRLMKDLWSFTDNRIAVRFQYEHRDASGQWRRAYGNELWEFDNEGLMRRREASINDVLIAETDRKFHWPLGEPRPADTSLVLCVA from the coding sequence ATGACGCCCCCGACCTCCCTCCGCCCGCCGTTCACCGAGTCGACCGCCCGGCAGAAGGTCCGCGCCGCCGAGGACGCGTGGAACTCACGCGACCCGGCGCGGGTGGCCCTCGCGTACAGCGAGGACTCGACGTGGCGCAACCGCGGCGAGTTCCTGCAGGGCCGCGACGCGATCCGCGGCTTCCTGACGCGCAAGTGGGCCAGCGAGCTCGACTACCGCCTGATGAAGGACCTGTGGTCGTTCACCGACAACCGCATCGCCGTCCGCTTCCAGTACGAGCACCGTGACGCGTCAGGCCAGTGGCGCCGCGCCTACGGCAACGAGCTGTGGGAGTTCGACAACGAGGGCCTGATGCGGCGCCGCGAGGCCTCGATCAACGACGTCTTGATCGCCGAGACCGACCGCAAGTTCCACTGGCCGCTCGGCGAGCCCCGCCCTGCTGACACTAGTCTGGTGCTGTGCGTCGCGTAG
- a CDS encoding carboxymuconolactone decarboxylase family protein, which yields MSRLPLVASDQANATQAALLQAVQSKLGRVPNLLRGLANSSAALRGYLDLSAALGADAMLTAHEREVIALAVAEANGCEYCLAAHTAIGKSTGMDAHAITAARRASGGEPTADAVAKLAAAVVATRGRVSDDDLNQFRAAGFDDAAVAEVVAAVALNTLTNYFNNLAQTEVDFPVAAPLEEVGEAAACTTACGCSV from the coding sequence ATGTCGCGTCTTCCCCTAGTTGCCTCTGACCAAGCCAACGCCACTCAAGCCGCCCTGCTGCAGGCCGTGCAGTCGAAGCTGGGCCGCGTGCCCAACCTGCTGCGGGGCCTGGCGAACTCGTCCGCTGCGTTGCGGGGCTACCTCGACCTGTCGGCCGCGCTTGGCGCCGACGCCATGCTGACGGCGCACGAGCGGGAGGTCATCGCGCTGGCCGTGGCCGAGGCCAATGGCTGCGAGTACTGCCTGGCCGCCCACACGGCCATCGGCAAGTCGACCGGCATGGACGCCCACGCCATTACCGCCGCCCGGCGCGCCTCGGGCGGCGAGCCGACGGCCGACGCGGTCGCCAAGCTGGCCGCCGCGGTCGTGGCGACCCGCGGCCGCGTCAGCGACGACGACCTCAACCAGTTCCGCGCCGCCGGCTTCGACGACGCGGCCGTCGCCGAGGTAGTCGCCGCCGTGGCGCTCAACACGCTGACCAACTACTTCAACAACCTGGCCCAGACCGAGGTCGACTTCCCCGTCGCGGCGCCGCTCGAAGAGGTCGGCGAGGCCGCCGCGTGCACGACCGCCTGCGGCTGCAGCGTGTAA
- a CDS encoding sigma-54-dependent Fis family transcriptional regulator — translation MFSHPKQLLLDLAQQRELPALLDLLVSRIAESEGVALARLWLVRPGAGCETCPMRSECPDQSQCLHLVASRGRSVVEPENNLSRLDGRFRRFPIGVRKVGRIALTGEAIEAPDLDTLPEWVVDPEWAQSEQIVGFTGQPLTHHGMVLGVLGVFSRVRIGDECFDWLRMIADHAAAAIAHSYAWEEVQRLRQRLEDENEHLQHEIAAEQGFGEMLGRSPALRNVTQQIELVAPTDSTVLILGESGAGKEVVARELHRRSRRADRPLIKVNCAAIPRELFESEFFGHIKGAFTGALRDRVGRFELADGGTLFLDEVGEVPLDLQSKLLRVLQEGEIERIGEERTRRVDVRVIAATNRDLREEARQRRFREDLYYRLSVFPVELPPLRDRREDVPLLAEHFLEQASRRLAVARPRLTKGVARQLQQYDWPGNVRELQHVVERAVILSRGGPLRVQLDDAPAAAAPPTNAADATELLTEAQVRDFERANLRRVLDAAGGKVYGSGGAAELLGMKPSTLISRLKAMGVERR, via the coding sequence ATGTTCAGCCATCCCAAGCAGCTGCTGCTCGACTTGGCGCAGCAGCGGGAACTGCCGGCATTGCTCGATCTGCTGGTGAGCCGGATCGCCGAGTCCGAGGGCGTCGCGCTCGCGCGGCTGTGGCTGGTGCGGCCGGGCGCCGGCTGCGAGACCTGCCCCATGCGCAGCGAGTGCCCCGACCAGTCGCAGTGCCTGCACCTGGTGGCGAGCCGCGGCCGCTCGGTGGTGGAACCAGAGAATAACCTCTCGCGACTCGACGGCCGGTTCCGCCGCTTCCCGATCGGCGTCCGCAAGGTGGGCCGCATCGCGCTGACCGGCGAAGCGATCGAGGCGCCCGATCTCGACACACTGCCCGAATGGGTCGTCGACCCGGAGTGGGCACAGTCCGAGCAGATCGTCGGCTTCACGGGCCAGCCGCTCACGCACCACGGCATGGTGCTCGGCGTGCTCGGCGTGTTCAGCCGTGTGCGGATCGGCGACGAGTGCTTCGACTGGCTGCGGATGATTGCGGACCACGCCGCGGCGGCGATTGCGCACTCTTACGCGTGGGAAGAGGTGCAGCGGCTGCGGCAGCGTTTGGAGGACGAGAACGAGCACCTGCAGCACGAGATCGCCGCCGAGCAGGGCTTCGGCGAGATGCTCGGCCGCAGCCCCGCGTTGCGCAACGTCACGCAGCAGATCGAGCTGGTCGCGCCGACCGACTCGACCGTGCTGATCTTGGGGGAGAGCGGCGCCGGCAAGGAGGTGGTCGCGCGTGAGCTGCACCGCCGCAGCCGCCGCGCGGACCGGCCGCTGATCAAGGTGAACTGCGCGGCGATCCCGCGTGAGCTGTTCGAGAGCGAGTTCTTCGGCCACATCAAGGGCGCATTCACTGGCGCGCTGCGCGACCGGGTAGGCCGGTTCGAGCTGGCCGACGGCGGCACGCTGTTCCTCGACGAGGTCGGCGAGGTGCCGCTCGACCTGCAGAGCAAGCTGCTGCGGGTGCTGCAGGAGGGCGAGATCGAGCGGATCGGCGAGGAACGGACCCGCCGCGTCGACGTCCGGGTGATCGCCGCCACTAACCGCGACCTCCGTGAGGAGGCCCGCCAGCGCCGCTTCCGCGAGGACCTGTACTACCGGCTGAGCGTGTTCCCGGTCGAGCTGCCGCCGCTCCGCGACCGCCGGGAGGACGTCCCGCTGTTGGCCGAGCACTTCCTCGAGCAGGCCTCACGCCGGCTGGCGGTCGCCAGGCCGCGGCTCACCAAGGGGGTCGCGCGGCAGCTCCAGCAGTACGACTGGCCCGGCAACGTCCGTGAGCTGCAGCACGTGGTCGAGCGGGCAGTAATCCTGTCGCGCGGCGGCCCGCTCCGCGTCCAACTCGACGACGCGCCCGCCGCTGCCGCGCCGCCCACGAACGCCGCCGACGCCACCGAACTGCTCACCGAAGCCCAGGTCCGCGACTTCGAACGCGCCAACCTCCGCCGCGTGCTCGACGCCGCCGGCGGCAAGGTCTACGGTTCCGGCGGAGCGGCCGAGCTGCTCGGCATGAAACCGTCGACGCTGATTTCGAGGCTCAAAGCCATGGGCGTCGAGCGGCGGTAA